TTACCTCTGGATGGTGCGCTCTGCATCTTTGatatctttaaagaaatgagCGCTTTCCCACCGAaccactgtttgtttgttttgcagagaaCACCGAGGGGGTTTCCCTGCAACTCGGGAACACCAgagatttcattatttctttcgATCTCAAGTTTGTAACCAACGGGAGCATTTCTGTGGTGCTGGAGACCACGGAGAAGAACCAGCTCTTCACCGTGCACTACGTGTCCAACACGCAGCTCATCGCCTTCAGGGAGCGCGACATCTACTACGGCATCGGGGCCCGCACCAGCTGGAGCACCGTCACACGGGACCTGGTGACCGACCTGCGCAAGGGTGTGGGGCTGTCCAACACAAAGGCCGTCAAGCAGACCAAAATAATGCCTAAGAAGGTGGTGAGGTTGATTGCAAAGGGGAGGGGATTCCTTGACAATGTCACCATATCGGCCACCGCGCACATGGCGGCTTTCTTTGCGGCGAGCAACTGGTTGGTGAGGAACCAGGACGAGCGGGGCGGCTGGCCCATCATGGTGACCAGGAAGCTGGGGGAAGGCTTCAAGTCCTTGGACCCTGGCTGGTACTCAGCCATGGCGCAGGGCCAGGCCATCTCCACGCTGGTGCGGGCCTACCTGCTGACCAAGGAGCACACCTTCCTCAGCGCTGCGCTGCGGGCCACGGCTCCCTACAAGCTGCCATCAGAGCAGCACGGGGTGAAGGCTGTGTTCATGAACAGACACGACTGGTACGAGGAGTACCCCACCTCGCCCAGCTCCTTTGTGCTCAATGGCTTCATGTACTCGCTCATTGGGCTTTACGACCTGAAGGAGACTGCAGGGGAGAAGCTGGGCAAGGAGGCACGGCTGCTGTATGAGCGTGGTATGGAGTCCCTGAAGGCCATGCTGCCCCTCTATGACACAGGCTCTGGGACCATCTATGACCTGCGGCACTTCATGCTGGGCACTGCTCCCAACCTGGCGCGTTGGGACTACCACACCACCCACATcaaccagctccagctgctcagcaccatcGACGAGGCCCCGATTTTCAAAGAGTTTGTCAGGAGGTGGAAGAGCTACCTGCGGGGAGGCAGGGCAAAGCACAACTAGAGCTGACAACCAAAGCCCTCGTGCCTGCTGGTGGCAAAGGTTCGGGCTTCTGGAGCTCGGCGAGGGGACACCTGAGAAGGTCGCATCCTAAACTCGTACAGACCGTTTTGAAGAAGTGATCCTTAAAACTGATCTCCTGAAATAATTGCATTCCAGTGTGAAAACCTTTGGGTCTGATGGGCAGGAATCGGGGACATCAGCTCACTCGCTCTCCGTAGCTCTCCGCTGTGACATTACCTGCACGAAGCAAAACCCGtctgtgctctgagctggggGAcgattctgtttttcctttatgcaGGAAGATATTTACGGAAGCCATACAGGTCTCTAAAGTCCAGCACTTGCCTGACAAGTTAGTACGTGGCCTCTTTGGAAATGGAGCTGTTTGTGTATATGTTGGAACAGCGTCGCCGGTGGTGTGGTGTAATGCTGTGAACGTGTGTTTCCTTGTAGCCTGGGTAGTGGACAGCGTAGCTTTTTTGGGggtgtttctttctgtatggATTCTTTCCCTGGGGTGACACGGTCTTTTATTCTCAGTCTGGAGGTCCTGTAGCCGTATGGCTTCGCGTTGCACCACGTAAGCACAAGTCGGTGGCTCAAGAATGGCCCAGCGCTGTGGCTGCACCAGCCCTGTCCTGGGAGCCAGGCAACACACGGGGTGCTGGCAGCACGTCCCCCCCAGCAGCTGGAGTCTCTTCTTGTGGAGCCCAAtgttctgttctgtatttttttccttacatcgGAGAGGTTTCTGTAAGCTTGTGGGCTTGGTTCTGTAGGAGACCTGTGTTGAATTCCTCATGGCATGGAGCTCGTTTTGAGCAGCATGCAGGAAATGTAATTTGAAACGGTGAGCGATGTCCTATGggggttttcatttttaacccAAGATCCAGCACTTGAAAAATGACAATCAGCCCATAGGGCTCTTACAGCTCCGCCTGTGCTTTAGCACTGCTTGGCCTTTGCTGCCCGACACCGGTCATCAAACAGAACCCCAACACTTCCACTGTGCTGGCAGCACGCAGAGGAGCAGGCGGTCTGCATCTCATCTTTGTGAGCCCATACCCATACTGTAGGTCTGCCTTCACAGCACGGAGCTTTCTGGTGGGTCTGGAAGGGTAAAAGCAATGGCATCATCAGATGGGAATGGTGTGGTTTGGTAGCACAGCAAACACCAGCTtgtcagctctgtgcaggcGTGCTGGGCTTTGCTCTCCCATCCCAGGCATGAAAGCTCCACGCGTGTCCTGGCATGCTGTGATCATTTATCGCTGTGGGACTTTTCCACTGATCCCATGACATGCTGCGGGTGTTGGTGTGCTTTGGCTTAAGGTGCTCCTACAGAGGACAGAGCTGCTTCAGACTGCATAGAGAGAGGCCGGGCACGAAGCTGACGTGcatcttggtttttgtttgcttttcttgctttttcagtgctttttctcACAGATATTTGAAGCAACTTTGTAATGACGTGATCTCCGCAAGCACGTGCTGTGTGATCGGGTCGGTTAATGTGGGAAGCAGATGTGGCAGGAGAAATCTCAATACCAAAGTTAgcacagatgatttttttttttagtttttagtgggtttgtttttgttttttttccttccttttcaacacgtttgcacagagaaaacaaccCAAACGACGTGCTTCCTTCCAGCGACCGGTCCTCACTGCAAGCAGAGCATCTCCCCCTGTGCATCCCCTCTGGTTTTTGCCCATTTTGGATGTGGGGAAGTGAGAGAGACTTCAGGGCGCTGCTCTGCGGCGGTGCCGGTGCCTTACTGAGGCCACCGTGccctctttttattattatttaattgttttcttctcgTTTTTAATATCGGGTTGATAATGGCAGTGATGGTCTTGATGGGGCAGGTTGGCCATGGAGCGTTGGTGGCAGCGCCTCTGCACTGGGCATACCATGCCCTTCATACCCACACTGCCTTCCCATTGGCCTTGGCACTTCAGCCTGCTGTGGGGCCAAAGGGATTTGGTGTGAGGGCTCCTCCTGGGATCATGTTTCCCATACAGAGCTGGGAGAGGACGGTCGGACATCAGCGCCCATCACTTGGCTGAAGTCACTTAACTTCTATTCCTCCGCTTTCCCAGTGGTCGACGTGACGCAGGTCTTGTGGACTCAGATCAGTTCGACCTCCCCGTGAGGCTCCGCTGTACATAGACCTGATTGGAGGCGTGGTGTATGCACACCAGTGACACACAAGCACAACCGTACGCGTGTGGCCGTGCTGTTTTCTCAGCCATTGTGCAAGACATTCACCGAAAGCTGCTATTTCCCTTCACCTTGTAattgtactttattttttctacatttttacaTGTGGGGTACACACCATGTGTTAAATATGCAATAAATTGTTTACAGGATGCTCTTGTAAAGGGTGGTCCTTTGTAAAGCTGTACAGACTTTGCAGTTTAAGCACAATGTGCACATGTTAGTTTTATATACGGCGAGACGTGACTTTTTGCAGAGGGAAAGGTTCTACTATGTTTATATACAAAGTAAATGGATCAATGTTTGTGCTTCATGTAAAGCTGCTTTATAAGATTGtaaaataaacttcttttttttttatcttaagGTGAGCATCGAGTGCTTGTGTTATTTCACTCAGTACCATCCCCTctccctgtggctgcagcttaaggctggaagagaccactGAGCTCACCAACCCCAATGTGTTGCCCAGCCACCAACCCACCATCCTGATGGCCTTTGGGGTATCTCCTTATGGGGAATCTGGAAGGGGTTTGGTTCCAAATGAGGTGC
The window above is part of the Coturnix japonica isolate 7356 chromosome 10, Coturnix japonica 2.1, whole genome shotgun sequence genome. Proteins encoded here:
- the GLCE gene encoding D-glucuronyl C5-epimerase isoform X2: MRCLAARVNYKTLIIICALFTLVTVLLWNRCSSDGAGPFPRSPGGPERRAAAASNGPARDVAKQSEEASPQEQQKAPPIVGGFNKAPGLKYEEIDCLINDEHTIKGRREGSEVFLPFSWVEKYFEVYGKIAQYDGYDRFEFSHSYSKVYTQRAPYHPDGVFMSFEGYNVEVRDRVKCISGVEGVPLSTQWGPQGYFYPIQIAQYGLSHYSKNLTEKPPHIEVYETAEEKDRGSRAAEWAVPKGCSLSTVPDKAKFTSVKHFVAPENTEGVSLQLGNTRDFIISFDLKFVTNGSISVVLETTEKNQLFTVHYVSNTQLIAFRERDIYYGIGARTSWSTVTRDLVTDLRKGVGLSNTKAVKQTKIMPKKVVRLIAKGRGFLDNVTISATAHMAAFFAASNWLVRNQDERGGWPIMVTRKLGEGFKSLDPGWYSAMAQGQAISTLVRAYLLTKEHTFLSAALRATAPYKLPSEQHGVKAVFMNRHDWYEEYPTSPSSFVLNGFMYSLIGLYDLKETAGEKLGKEARLLYERGMESLKAMLPLYDTGSGTIYDLRHFMLGTAPNLARWDYHTTHINQLQLLSTIDEAPIFKEFVRRWKSYLRGGRAKHN
- the GLCE gene encoding D-glucuronyl C5-epimerase isoform X3; protein product: MSFEGYNVEVRDRVKCISGVEGVPLSTQWGPQGYFYPIQIAQYGLSHYSKNLTEKPPHIEVYETAEEKDRGSRAAEWAVPKGCSLSTVPDKAKFTSVKHFVAPENTEGVSLQLGNTRDFIISFDLKFVTNGSISVVLETTEKNQLFTVHYVSNTQLIAFRERDIYYGIGARTSWSTVTRDLVTDLRKGVGLSNTKAVKQTKIMPKKVVRLIAKGRGFLDNVTISATAHMAAFFAASNWLVRNQDERGGWPIMVTRKLGEGFKSLDPGWYSAMAQGQAISTLVRAYLLTKEHTFLSAALRATAPYKLPSEQHGVKAVFMNRHDWYEEYPTSPSSFVLNGFMYSLIGLYDLKETAGEKLGKEARLLYERGMESLKAMLPLYDTGSGTIYDLRHFMLGTAPNLARWDYHTTHINQLQLLSTIDEAPIFKEFVRRWKSYLRGGRAKHN